In Thermus hydrothermalis, a single genomic region encodes these proteins:
- the thrC gene encoding threonine synthase translates to MRLPLIERYRPHLPVSERTPVVSLLEGSTPLIPLKGPKEARERGIRLFAKYEGLNPTGSFKDRGMTLAVSKAVEAGAEAIACASTGNTAASAAAYAARAGIRAIVVLPAGYVALGKVAQSLVHGARIVQVEGNFDEALRLTRELTERYPVALVNSVNPFRLEGQKTLAFEVVDELGDAPHYHALPVGNAGNITAHWQGYKEYHALGKARRLPRMLGFQAAGAAPLVLGHPVEKPETLATAIRIGNPASWEGAVRAKEESGGRIEAVTDEEILAAYRYLAEEEGIFCEPASAAAMAGVWKLLKEGRLEPESTVVLTLTGHGLKDPATAERVARLDSPVPATLERVAKAAGLW, encoded by the coding sequence ATGCGCCTTCCCCTCATAGAGCGCTACCGCCCCCACCTGCCGGTTTCCGAGAGGACGCCGGTGGTGAGCCTCCTGGAGGGCTCCACCCCCTTAATCCCCCTCAAGGGCCCCAAGGAGGCCCGGGAGAGGGGCATCCGGCTTTTCGCCAAGTACGAGGGCCTGAACCCCACGGGGAGCTTCAAGGACCGGGGGATGACCTTGGCGGTTTCCAAGGCGGTGGAGGCGGGGGCGGAGGCCATCGCCTGCGCCAGCACCGGGAACACCGCCGCCTCGGCCGCCGCCTACGCCGCCCGGGCCGGGATTCGGGCCATCGTGGTCCTGCCCGCCGGGTACGTGGCCCTGGGCAAGGTGGCCCAAAGCCTGGTGCACGGGGCCCGCATCGTCCAGGTGGAGGGGAACTTTGACGAGGCCCTAAGGCTCACCCGGGAGCTCACGGAGCGCTACCCCGTGGCCCTGGTGAACTCCGTGAACCCCTTCCGCCTGGAAGGCCAGAAGACCTTGGCCTTTGAGGTGGTGGACGAGCTCGGGGATGCGCCCCACTACCACGCCCTCCCCGTGGGGAACGCCGGGAACATCACCGCCCACTGGCAGGGCTACAAGGAGTACCACGCCTTGGGGAAGGCTAGGCGGCTTCCCCGCATGCTGGGCTTCCAGGCGGCAGGGGCGGCCCCCTTGGTCCTGGGGCACCCGGTGGAGAAGCCGGAAACCCTGGCCACCGCCATCCGCATCGGCAACCCGGCGAGCTGGGAGGGGGCGGTGCGGGCCAAGGAGGAGTCCGGCGGGAGGATAGAGGCGGTCACGGACGAGGAGATCCTGGCCGCCTACCGCTACTTGGCGGAGGAGGAGGGCATCTTCTGCGAACCGGCCAGCGCCGCCGCCATGGCCGGGGTGTGGAAGCTCCTTAAGGAAGGCCGCCTGGAGCCGGAAAGTACCGTGGTCCTCACCCTCACGGGCCACGGCCTCAAGGACCCCGCCACGGCGGAACGGGTGGCGCGGCTTGACTCCCCGGTGCCGGCCACCCTCGAGAGGGTGGCGAAGGCCGCAGGCCTCTGGTAG
- a CDS encoding ATP cone domain-containing protein — protein MSDVFVRLRRGRWPFSKGLLLEALLPLGVPLEAAQALAHTVEERLKEEGRKEVTPRYLRQVLLAEAAKALGKEAAEALAQRTLPFEEILVLEGKRRRPFSKGLLVRSLEEAGLSLKEAHELAKRVEERLRQEGVRQIAARRLEEVVAQEVAKAKGQAARRRYLERRAFAGELFVEEEGGEPRMPFSKGILAQSLMGIGLSPEGAYRLAREIEGALRREGLKVIRRPELRERVYQALLKEAGEEVARRYLLLRHLRRSARPVHILIGGVTGVGKSVLASALAYRLGITHIVPSDAVREVFRASLSKDLLPTLHLSTFEAWKALLPELSQESHEARVLRGFLDQVARVAVGLRAIQERSALEGTSIVLEGVHVVPRYLEHPYQDRVLTVPMLVYLQDERLHQDRFRLRDRETGHARPKEKYLAHFAEIRLIQERLLLWAQEEGIPLIPGEDLDEAVEKALEVLVAYLEARGQAEVARA, from the coding sequence ATGAGCGACGTTTTCGTGCGCCTCAGGCGGGGGCGGTGGCCCTTCTCCAAGGGGCTTTTGTTGGAAGCCCTCCTGCCCTTAGGGGTCCCCCTCGAGGCCGCCCAGGCCCTGGCCCACACCGTGGAGGAAAGGCTTAAGGAGGAGGGGCGCAAGGAGGTAACCCCGAGGTACCTCCGCCAGGTCCTCTTGGCGGAAGCCGCCAAGGCCCTAGGGAAGGAGGCGGCGGAGGCCCTGGCCCAAAGGACCTTGCCTTTTGAGGAAATCCTGGTCCTGGAGGGCAAAAGGCGCCGCCCCTTCTCCAAGGGGCTTTTGGTGCGGAGCCTGGAGGAGGCGGGGCTTTCCTTAAAGGAAGCCCACGAGCTCGCCAAACGGGTGGAGGAAAGGCTACGCCAGGAGGGCGTGCGGCAGATCGCCGCCCGCAGGCTAGAGGAGGTGGTGGCCCAGGAGGTGGCCAAGGCCAAGGGCCAGGCGGCGAGGCGGCGCTACCTGGAACGCCGGGCCTTCGCCGGGGAGCTCTTTGTGGAAGAGGAGGGCGGCGAGCCCCGCATGCCCTTCTCCAAGGGCATCCTGGCCCAGTCCCTCATGGGCATCGGCCTCTCCCCGGAGGGGGCCTACCGCCTGGCCCGGGAGATTGAGGGGGCCTTGCGGCGGGAAGGCCTTAAGGTGATCCGCCGCCCGGAGCTTCGGGAAAGGGTCTACCAGGCCCTTCTCAAGGAGGCGGGGGAGGAGGTGGCCCGGCGCTACCTCCTCCTAAGGCACCTCCGCCGGAGCGCCCGGCCCGTGCACATCCTCATCGGCGGGGTCACGGGGGTGGGCAAGAGCGTCCTGGCCTCGGCCTTGGCCTACCGCCTGGGCATCACCCACATCGTCCCCTCGGACGCCGTGCGGGAGGTCTTCCGCGCCTCCTTGTCCAAGGACCTCCTCCCCACCCTGCACCTCTCCACCTTTGAGGCCTGGAAGGCCCTCCTGCCCGAACTTTCCCAAGAGAGCCACGAAGCGCGGGTGCTGAGGGGCTTTCTGGACCAGGTGGCCCGGGTAGCGGTGGGGCTCAGGGCCATCCAGGAACGGAGCGCCCTGGAGGGGACCTCCATCGTCCTCGAGGGGGTGCACGTGGTGCCCCGCTACCTGGAACACCCCTACCAGGACCGGGTCCTCACCGTGCCCATGCTGGTCTACCTGCAGGACGAAAGGCTTCACCAGGACCGCTTCCGCCTCCGGGACCGGGAAACGGGCCACGCCCGGCCCAAGGAAAAGTACCTGGCCCACTTCGCCGAGATCCGCCTGATCCAAGAGCGCCTCCTCCTCTGGGCCCAGGAGGAGGGCATCCCCCTCATCCCCGGGGAGGACCTGGACGAGGCGGTGGAGAAGGCCCTGGAGGTGCTGGTGGCCTACCTCGAGGCCCGGGGCCAGGCGGAGGTGGCCCGTGCTTGA
- a CDS encoding NADH-quinone oxidoreductase subunit 15 produces the protein MSAAHERELYQAWVELLSWMREYAKERGVRFEKEADFPDFIYRMERPYDLPTTIMTASLSDALGEPFLLADVSPRHAKLKRIGLRLPRAHIHLHAHYEPGKGLVTGKVPLTKERFFALADRAREALALA, from the coding sequence ATGAGCGCGGCCCACGAACGCGAGCTGTACCAGGCCTGGGTGGAGCTCCTTTCCTGGATGCGGGAGTACGCCAAGGAAAGGGGCGTCCGCTTTGAAAAGGAGGCGGACTTCCCCGACTTCATCTACCGCATGGAAAGGCCCTACGACCTCCCCACCACCATCATGACCGCCTCCCTTTCCGACGCCCTGGGTGAGCCTTTCCTCCTCGCGGACGTTTCCCCCCGCCACGCCAAGCTGAAGCGCATCGGCCTCCGCCTGCCCCGGGCCCACATCCACCTCCACGCCCACTACGAGCCCGGCAAGGGCCTGGTCACGGGGAAGGTCCCCCTCACCAAGGAGCGCTTCTTCGCCCTGGCGGACCGGGCCCGGGAGGCGCTGGCCCTGGCCTAG
- a CDS encoding PaaI family thioesterase has translation MDLKALAEQVAQAQPFTQHLGAEVVRVEGEVVEFALEVRPEFYQHLGVVHGGVISALLDNALTFAGGLALGPNVLTVEFKVNFLRPAKGKRLRALGRVVHAGKRLAVVQGEAYSEEPEPRLIALAQGTISQV, from the coding sequence ATGGACCTGAAAGCCTTGGCAGAACAGGTGGCCCAGGCCCAACCCTTCACCCAGCACCTGGGGGCGGAGGTGGTGCGGGTGGAGGGAGAGGTAGTGGAGTTCGCCCTAGAGGTGCGGCCCGAGTTTTACCAGCACCTGGGGGTGGTCCACGGGGGGGTCATTAGCGCCCTCTTGGACAACGCCCTCACCTTCGCCGGGGGGCTCGCCCTGGGCCCCAACGTCCTCACCGTGGAGTTCAAGGTGAACTTCCTCCGCCCGGCCAAGGGGAAAAGGCTTCGCGCCCTAGGCCGGGTGGTCCACGCCGGGAAGCGCCTCGCCGTGGTGCAAGGGGAGGCCTACAGCGAGGAGCCCGAACCCCGGCTCATCGCCTTGGCCCAAGGGACCATCAGCCAAGTCTAG
- the hemW gene encoding radical SAM family heme chaperone HemW codes for MTSLYVHVPFCPTLCPYCDFHVVRRGPGWVEAYLRRLREEAEALHARYPHPLKTLYLGGGTPSYLRDQELLALFQALPWPLAEGAEVTLEANPGTLSPARLRLLKDLGVNRLSLGVQSFQDPVLRFLGRAHGRKGALRAVELALEAGFRLSLDLILGLPMQDVEKDLKEAASLGLGHVSAYTLQVEKGTPFALLGLREDPEREAWAMERAEEILGEAGLERYEVSNFARPGEEAQHNLVYWRNGFWLALGPSATGQYPGEGPAYALRRTHPPLPRWLAKEAPREEPISPLEHAKESLMLGLRLREGVDVAQVEARVGLTLFPRLAGRARELAEAGLLRVEGKRLRPTPKAFPLLHRVVLALWEALEGPEGAG; via the coding sequence TTGACGAGCCTCTACGTCCACGTCCCCTTCTGCCCCACCCTTTGCCCCTACTGCGACTTCCACGTGGTGCGCCGGGGGCCTGGGTGGGTGGAAGCCTACCTGAGGCGCCTTAGGGAGGAGGCGGAAGCCCTCCACGCCCGCTACCCCCATCCTCTAAAGACCCTCTACCTGGGCGGGGGCACGCCCAGCTACCTGCGGGACCAGGAGCTTTTGGCCCTCTTCCAGGCCCTCCCCTGGCCCTTGGCCGAAGGGGCAGAGGTGACCCTCGAGGCCAACCCCGGCACCCTGAGCCCCGCCCGGCTCCGGCTCCTCAAGGACCTGGGCGTCAACCGGCTCTCCTTGGGGGTGCAGAGCTTCCAGGACCCGGTGCTCCGGTTCCTCGGCCGGGCCCACGGGCGCAAGGGGGCCCTGAGGGCGGTGGAGCTCGCCCTGGAAGCGGGCTTCCGCCTTTCCCTTGACCTCATCCTGGGCCTCCCCATGCAGGACGTGGAGAAGGACCTAAAGGAGGCGGCAAGCCTTGGCCTAGGCCACGTCTCCGCCTACACCCTGCAGGTGGAGAAGGGAACCCCCTTCGCCCTCCTGGGGCTAAGGGAGGATCCGGAACGGGAGGCCTGGGCCATGGAGCGGGCGGAGGAGATCCTGGGGGAAGCAGGGCTAGAACGCTACGAGGTTTCCAACTTCGCCCGCCCTGGGGAGGAGGCCCAGCACAACCTGGTCTACTGGCGCAACGGCTTCTGGCTCGCCCTGGGGCCTTCCGCCACCGGGCAGTACCCCGGGGAAGGCCCAGCCTACGCCCTGAGGCGCACCCACCCTCCCCTCCCCCGCTGGCTCGCCAAAGAAGCCCCAAGGGAAGAGCCTATAAGCCCCCTGGAGCACGCCAAGGAAAGCCTCATGCTGGGTCTAAGGCTTCGGGAGGGGGTGGACGTGGCCCAGGTGGAGGCAAGGGTAGGCCTCACCCTCTTCCCCCGCCTGGCAGGGCGGGCCCGGGAGTTGGCGGAAGCCGGCCTCCTTCGGGTGGAGGGAAAGCGGCTACGCCCCACCCCCAAGGCCTTTCCCCTCCTCCACCGGGTGGTCCTGGCCCTTTGGGAAGCCCTTGAAGGCCCGGAAGGGGCGGGCTAA
- a CDS encoding glycerate kinase type-2 family protein codes for METLLKDAFFHALQATDPYRLTLKALPPSRPDLVLAVGKAAAPMLRAALDRYGEVPYHLTLPQGQDPLGLKAVFARHPVPDGESVRAAEEVLSLLAALSPKARVLALLSGGGSALWCAPLGISLEEKQALTQALLQSGASIREINAVRKHLSRIKGGRALLATRARVHALLLSDVPGDDPSVIASGPFHPDPATYLEALAVLERYGLAFPEARAVLEAGAEGRLPETLKPQDPALRRLTWRLVGTNLHLLRAAQAFLKGQGHRAVVLSDRFGGEARALARFHAELAETIRAHGVPFRKPLFLLSGGEAQVRVTGRGKGGRNLEFLLALYAHLPRPLYALAADSDGLDGNSGAAGALLTPEVWARGLDPRPFLEENNSLGFFQEIGTLLHTGPTGTNLNDFRLLLVD; via the coding sequence ATGGAAACTCTCCTGAAAGATGCCTTCTTCCACGCCCTGCAGGCCACGGACCCCTACCGCCTCACCCTAAAGGCCCTTCCCCCTTCCCGGCCCGACCTGGTCCTCGCCGTGGGCAAGGCGGCGGCCCCCATGCTTCGGGCGGCCCTGGACCGGTACGGGGAGGTCCCCTACCACCTCACCCTGCCCCAAGGCCAAGACCCCTTGGGCCTGAAGGCGGTCTTCGCCCGCCACCCGGTGCCCGATGGGGAAAGCGTGCGGGCGGCGGAGGAGGTCCTAAGCCTCCTCGCCGCCCTTTCCCCCAAGGCCCGGGTCCTCGCCCTCCTCTCCGGGGGCGGGAGCGCCCTCTGGTGCGCCCCTTTGGGGATAAGCCTGGAGGAAAAGCAGGCCCTCACCCAGGCCCTCCTCCAAAGCGGGGCGAGCATCCGGGAGATCAACGCCGTGCGCAAGCACCTCTCCCGCATCAAGGGGGGAAGAGCCCTCCTCGCCACCCGGGCCAGGGTCCACGCCCTCCTCCTCTCCGACGTCCCCGGGGACGACCCCAGCGTCATCGCCTCCGGCCCCTTCCACCCCGACCCCGCCACCTACCTGGAGGCCCTGGCGGTCTTGGAGCGGTACGGCCTGGCCTTTCCCGAGGCCCGGGCGGTGCTGGAAGCGGGGGCCGAGGGGCGGCTTCCCGAAACCCTCAAGCCGCAAGACCCCGCCCTTAGGCGCCTCACCTGGCGCCTGGTGGGCACGAACCTCCACCTTCTAAGGGCGGCCCAGGCCTTCCTGAAGGGCCAAGGCCACCGGGCCGTGGTCCTCTCCGACCGCTTCGGGGGGGAGGCCAGGGCCCTCGCCCGCTTCCACGCCGAGCTGGCGGAGACCATCCGCGCCCACGGGGTGCCCTTTCGCAAGCCCCTTTTCCTCCTCTCGGGGGGAGAGGCTCAGGTGAGGGTGACGGGCCGGGGCAAGGGGGGGCGGAACCTGGAGTTCCTCCTCGCCCTCTACGCCCATCTCCCAAGGCCCCTCTACGCCCTGGCGGCGGACTCCGACGGCCTGGACGGGAATAGCGGGGCGGCGGGCGCCCTCCTCACGCCCGAGGTCTGGGCGCGGGGCCTAGACCCCAGGCCCTTCCTGGAGGAGAACAATAGCCTGGGCTTTTTCCAAGAAATAGGCACCCTCCTCCACACGGGCCCCACGGGCACGAACCTGAACGATTTTCGCCTCCTCCTGGTAGACTGA
- the glcF gene encoding glycolate oxidase subunit GlcF, translating to MQHRIPVEALGKEGEVMAHAIEACVHCGFCLPTCPTYVVLQEEMDSPRGRIFLMKEVLEGALPLEEALPYLDRCLACQACVTACPSGVPYGELIATFRLHTEEKRHRYPLERAYRLALLRTLPYPERFRPLAALATRLKPLLKPLPLPKPLKAPLALLPERLPEEAPYLEVYPAKGERKARVGLLLGCAQRVLRPSINEATLRVLQENGVEVVVAREQVCCGALNLHAGDKEGARALARKNLKAFQDVDYVVTNAAGCGSGMKEYPLLFLGEPEEEEAKALAAKVKDLTVILDELGFTPPPPPKTPLRVAYHDACHLAHAQGVREAPRRVLKAAGVEILEPKEWELCCGSAGTYNLFQPEIAEALGKRKAENLKATEPHLVVTGNIGCLTQISAYLQGIPVLHTAELLALLYEGKSPLEGR from the coding sequence ATGCAACACCGCATTCCCGTGGAAGCCTTGGGCAAGGAAGGGGAGGTAATGGCCCACGCCATAGAGGCCTGCGTCCACTGCGGCTTCTGCCTCCCCACCTGCCCCACCTACGTGGTCCTGCAGGAGGAGATGGACTCCCCCAGGGGGCGCATCTTCCTCATGAAGGAGGTCTTGGAAGGGGCCCTGCCCCTGGAGGAGGCCCTCCCCTACCTGGACCGGTGCCTGGCCTGCCAGGCCTGCGTCACCGCTTGCCCGAGCGGGGTGCCCTACGGCGAACTCATCGCCACCTTCCGCCTCCACACGGAGGAGAAGCGCCACCGCTACCCCCTGGAAAGGGCCTACCGCCTAGCCCTCCTCCGCACCCTCCCCTACCCCGAGCGCTTCCGCCCCCTGGCGGCGCTGGCCACCCGGCTTAAGCCCCTCCTTAAGCCCCTGCCCCTGCCCAAGCCCCTTAAGGCGCCCTTAGCCCTCCTCCCCGAGCGCCTGCCGGAGGAAGCCCCCTACCTAGAGGTCTACCCCGCCAAGGGGGAGAGGAAGGCCCGGGTGGGGCTCCTCCTGGGGTGCGCCCAGAGGGTCCTCCGCCCCTCCATCAACGAGGCCACCCTCCGGGTCCTCCAGGAAAACGGGGTGGAGGTGGTGGTGGCCCGGGAACAGGTCTGCTGCGGAGCCCTAAACCTCCACGCCGGGGACAAGGAGGGGGCAAGGGCCCTCGCCCGCAAGAACCTAAAGGCCTTCCAGGACGTGGACTACGTGGTCACCAACGCCGCCGGTTGCGGCTCGGGGATGAAGGAATACCCCCTCCTCTTCCTGGGGGAGCCCGAGGAGGAAGAGGCCAAGGCCCTGGCCGCCAAGGTCAAGGACCTCACCGTCATCCTGGACGAGCTCGGCTTCACCCCGCCCCCACCCCCCAAGACCCCCTTAAGGGTGGCCTACCACGACGCCTGCCACCTGGCCCACGCCCAAGGGGTGCGGGAGGCCCCCCGGAGGGTCCTGAAGGCGGCGGGGGTAGAGATCCTGGAACCCAAGGAGTGGGAGCTCTGCTGCGGGTCCGCCGGCACCTACAACCTCTTCCAGCCGGAGATCGCCGAGGCCTTAGGGAAGCGCAAGGCGGAAAACCTTAAGGCCACCGAACCCCACCTGGTGGTTACGGGCAACATCGGCTGCCTCACGCAGATTAGCGCCTACCTCCAGGGCATCCCCGTCCTCCACACGGCAGAACTCCTGGCCCTCCTCTACGAGGGGAAGAGTCCCCTCGAGGGCAGGTAG
- a CDS encoding FAD-binding protein has translation MVRASTLAEVVEAVRAYPRLRPRGGGTKPALSAPREGEVELALGLSGILEYEPEEFVFTAWAGTPVAEVEEALRAHGQYLPFHPPLKAQGATLGGTVAAGLSGPLRHRFGGVRDFLLGVRFVDGEGRVVRGGGKVVKNAAGFPFHRLMVGSLGAFGVMVELSFKVFPYPRATRTLRAEMPGLHEALSALERLRLLPLDLLALDLIPPATLEARLGGFPGSVAARLEGLKRLLAQEGAQRTEVLKEDEAHWEGVRDLRFLEESPIWVKVPAGPLSIPRLEALPLGPRRYLDGGEVLYAGTGPEGLEALRRAGFPHLVLRGAEDPLYPPPPEAFFAKLKRALDPTGRFPLG, from the coding sequence ATGGTTAGGGCCTCCACCCTGGCCGAGGTGGTGGAGGCGGTGCGGGCCTACCCCCGCCTGAGGCCCAGGGGCGGGGGAACGAAGCCCGCCCTCTCCGCCCCCCGGGAGGGGGAGGTGGAGCTAGCCCTCGGCCTTTCCGGCATCCTGGAGTACGAGCCCGAGGAGTTCGTCTTCACCGCCTGGGCCGGCACCCCCGTCGCCGAGGTGGAGGAGGCCCTAAGGGCCCACGGGCAGTACCTCCCCTTCCACCCGCCCCTAAAGGCCCAGGGGGCCACCCTGGGGGGCACGGTGGCGGCGGGGCTTTCCGGGCCCTTGCGCCACCGGTTTGGGGGGGTGCGGGACTTCCTCCTGGGGGTGCGCTTCGTGGACGGGGAAGGGAGGGTGGTGCGGGGCGGGGGCAAGGTGGTGAAAAACGCCGCCGGCTTCCCCTTCCACCGGCTCATGGTGGGCTCCTTGGGGGCCTTTGGCGTCATGGTGGAGCTCTCCTTCAAGGTCTTCCCCTACCCTAGGGCCACGAGGACCCTCCGGGCGGAGATGCCAGGCCTACACGAGGCCCTTTCCGCCCTGGAAAGGCTACGCCTCCTCCCCCTGGACCTCCTGGCCCTGGACCTCATCCCCCCCGCCACCCTCGAGGCCCGCCTGGGGGGCTTTCCCGGGAGCGTGGCGGCCCGCCTGGAGGGCCTAAAGCGCCTCCTGGCCCAGGAGGGGGCCCAAAGGACCGAGGTCCTGAAGGAGGACGAGGCCCACTGGGAGGGGGTGCGGGACCTCCGCTTCCTGGAGGAAAGCCCCATCTGGGTGAAGGTGCCGGCGGGGCCTCTATCCATCCCCCGCCTCGAGGCCCTCCCCTTGGGGCCTAGGCGTTACCTGGACGGGGGGGAGGTCCTCTACGCCGGCACGGGACCCGAGGGGCTAGAGGCCCTAAGGCGGGCGGGCTTTCCCCACCTGGTCCTCCGCGGGGCGGAAGACCCCCTCTACCCCCCGCCCCCCGAGGCCTTTTTCGCCAAGCTGAAGCGGGCCCTAGACCCCACGGGCCGGTTTCCCTTAGGGTGA